CGCGTCGCACATCACAGGCAAGGCCTTACCCAGATCAATGATGTATTTGTAGCGCTCTTCCCAATCGTCGAAAAACGCCAGGTCTTCCAGTATGTCGTCTACAGCGGGCAGGGTCATGACAGTGTCTATCCAGAATTAAAAAAACAGGCCGGCTTCCAGCTGAGCCTCTTCGCTCATCATCTCGCGCGACCAGGGCGGATCAAACACCAGATTGACCACCACCTTCGCCACGTTTGGCACCTTGCCGACGCGGTACTCCACGTCGCTCACCAAGACAGGCCCCATACCGCAGCCAGGGGCCGTCAGCGTCATATCGATACTCACTTGCCCCCCTTCTACTTCGACCTTATAAATCAGGCCGAGCGAGACAAGATTAATGGGTATTTCGGGGTCGTAAATGGTCTCCAGCGCCGCCCACACCTGTGCTTCCTGGACCCGACCGGATCCATCATCGGTAAAATCGAGCTTCTCCGGCTCACAGCCAATGGCGTCGGCATCCGTCCCGTCAATGCGCAACATATTGCCCTGCCAGGTAACCGTGTAGTTACCGCCCAGGCTTTGCCGGATATTGACGAACTCGCCTTCCGGAATGTCTACCGGCACGCCAGACGGCACTCTGCGCGCAGGCGTCTGCCGGCGGGTTACCACCATTTGCTGCTGCATTATTCCTGCACCGAAAAGCTTTCACCACAACCGCACTCAGCCACCACATTGGGGTTGTGGTACTTGATGACGCGATTCACCCCCTCAATGGCCATATCGATTTCCGTGCCGCGAATCACCGGAACAGCTTCCGGGCTGACAGCCAGCTGCAATTCAGGCGACACCTGCACCAGATGATCACCGGGCTCGGCGGATTCCACGGTATCCAGTACATAGGCAAAACCGGTGCATCCGCTGTTCTTTATCGACAAGCGGACCAGCTTGCCACCCTGCGATTGCAGCTTGCTGACAAAGTGGCGGGCCGCCTTGTCGGTTACTGATATAACGGGGGCATTGGGATCAAACGTCGCAACACTCACTGTATTACCTCACGCCAGCATAAACCTGACTTTGTCGAGCGCCGCGAAAAGCGCATCCACTTCGTCAAGCCGATTGTATATAGAAAAAGACGCACGCGCCGTCCCCGGCACACCCAAACGGTTCATCAGAGGCTCGGCACAGTGATGGCCGGTGCGGATGGCGATACCCTGTCGATCCAACAGGAATCCCACATCGGCCGGGTGCCCGCCGTCCATCAGGAAACTGAGCACACCGGCTTTTTGCGGTGCAGTGCCCACAACCCGTAAACCGTCAAAATCAGTGGCCAGTGCTTCCGCCCTCGCCAGCAATGCTGCCTCATGGGATTGAAGGCCGGCCAGATCCAACTCACCGAACCACCGCACCGCCTCTCCCAACCCGATAACACCGGCAATATTGGGCGTACCCGCTTCCAGCCGGTAAGGCAACCGATTCCACTCGGCAGACTGATAGCTCACGCTACTGATCATTTCACCACCGGTTTGCCACACCGGCCATTCAGCCAGAATCGATTCACGCCCCCACAACACACCAACCCCGGTGGGGCCAAACAATTTGTGCCCGGAAAATGCGTAAAAGTCACACCCCAATGCCTGCACGTCAACACCGCCGTGGGCGACACCTTGCGCGCCATCCACCAACACCAGCGCGCGCGGGGCCAGCTCGCGCACTTTAGCCACCATGGTCCCGACGGGATTCACAGTACCCAGCGAGTTGGACACATGGGGAAACGCAACCAACCGGGTGCGGTTACTGAGGCAGGCAGCAAAAGCATGCTGGTCCAATTCGCCAGTATCGAATATGGGCGCGATGTTAAGCGTGGCACCAGCTTTGGCACACGCCTGCTGCCAGGTCACCAGGTTGGCATGGTGCTCCAACTCGGTCGCGACCACTTCGTCACCAGCAGACAATTGCTGCGCCAGCCCGTGTGCCACAATATTGATCGCTTCGGTAGTACCGCTGGTCCAGATGACTTCCTCGCGCTGACCGGCATTGATAAACCGGGCCACCTGATCACGCGCCGCTTCAAACCGGGTAGTTGCCTCGTCGGCAAGGCGATGTGCCCCGCGGTGCACATTGGAATTACATTGAGTGTAGTAGTCCACCAGCGCATCAATCACACACTGGGGTTTTTGGGTGGTGGCAGCGTTGTCCAGATACACCAAAGGATTGCCATCAATCCGGCGGGACAGTATCGGAAACTGCGCCCTGACGGCTTCTACATCAAAACTCATTGCGCTTCCATCCTCGCGAAACGCTCGCGCAAACGAGGCCGCAACCATTCTGCTAGCGCGGCGTTAGGCATTGCATCCACCAGCTCATTGATAAATCCGAAGTTGAGCATGATCTGTGCTTGCGCCTTGCTGATTCCTCGGCTCTGCAAATAATAAAGCGCCTGCTTGTCAGTTTCGGCAATGGTGGCACCGTGCGCACAGCGTACATCGTCGGCGTAGATTTCGAGCTCGGGCTTGGTATTGACCTCCGCGCCCTCGGACAAAAGCAGATTGCGGTTATTCAATTCAGCCAGGGTTTTTTGTGCATCGCGATGAATGTGAATGCGACCATTGAAAACCGCACGCGCCTTATCCGCCACGATACCGCGAACATTTTCTTCCGTGGTCCCATTGGGCGATGCGTGCTCAATGGTGGTATGGAGGTCGAACAATTCGCTGCCATCCAATAAATAAATTGCATTCATGGCAGCCGTGGCAAACTGGCCTGCGTGGATCACGTCCACGTCCAGACGGGACAAGTCGGATCCGAAACCCACCAAAGTGGAATTGAGTTCGCTTTTACCGGCCAGTGAAAAATGACAACCGCCAATGTGCAGCGCCGCACCACCGTTCAGAACGAAACGGTAGTGTTCGAGGTGTGCTGATTCCTCCAGCAGATACTCCGCATAGGCGCAAGTAAAACTTTCAACCGCGGACTCACTGTGTTCAATCACGGTGGCACGGGCACCGGCAGCCAACTTCACCAGCACACGCTGCTGAACCTGCTCACCCTCGCCAGCCTGATATACCACCCGCAACGGCCGCTCGACTTCGACGCCGGCCGCCACCTCGATATACACACCGGTGGTTGCCAAGAGGTCGTTAACCAGGCCGAATAAATGGCGCTCGGGCTTGACGCTGCCAAACAGGGAAACGGCCTTGGCATCTGACAAGAAGGCAATACTCACACCTTCTGGCAATCCCTCGGGCAGGATTGGCATGCCATCGCGCAGCACAATATCCAGCGTCTCCAGATTTCCGATCGCGGGTGCCGGTTCAGCGGGCAACGTTGCCTGCACAAATGCCGATTTCTCCAGCGCGCGCACGGGCGTGTAGCGCCAGTCTTCCACTTTACGCCCCGGCCAGCGGGCAACGCTTAACGCTTCCCGCGCGCGAGCACGCTGAACCTGAAGACCGTCTTCCACAGCGGGCCGGTCAAGCACCTGGTTAAGCCAATTACTCATCAGGCGCTTACCTCGTGCCCTGCCAACCAGCTATAGCCCTGAGCTTCCAGCTCTTTGGCGAGCTCAGGACCACCACTGCGGACAATTTTTCCATCCGCCAATACATGAACATAGTCTGGTTTGATGTAATCCAGCAGACGCTGGTAGTGCGTGACCACAACAAACGCACGCTGCTCACTGCGCTGACTGTTAACACCTTCAGCCACCACTTTAAGCGCATCGATATCCAGACCAGAGTCGGTTTCGTCGAGAATACACAAGCTGGGCTCAAGCAAAATCATCTGCATGATTTCGTTGCGCTTTTTCTCACCGCCGGAAAAACCTTCGTTGACGCCGCGCTTGAGAAACTCAGCCGGCAGATTAACCTGTTTGCAGGCCGCACGCGCAAGCTTCAGAAAATCGGCAGAACTCAGAGCATCTTCGCCGCGGGCCTTGCGAACAGCATCCACTGAGGCCTTGAGAAACTCCAGGTTGGACACGCCAGGGATTTCTACCGGATACTGGAACGCGAGAAACAGACCTGCACGCGCGCGCTCTTCGGTTTCCAACGCCAGCAAATCAGTGCCATTGAGCATGGCACTGCCCTGCTCTACCTCATAGCCATCGCGGCCCGACAATACATAACCCAAGGTGCTTTTGCCGGCGCCGTTCGGCCCCATAATGGCGTGCACTTCACCCGGCTTCACCTCAAGGTTGAGACCTTTCAGGATGGTTTTTTCTTCTACCCGGGCATGTAAATTTTTAATCGATAACATTCTACTGACTCTCCAATGCCCGCCTTAACCGACAGAACCTTCTAAACTGATTTCCAATAACTTGCCCGCTTCAACGGCAAACTCCATGGGCAACTCTTTAAACACTTCCTTACAAAAACCGTTCACGATCATCGACACAGCCTTCTCTGCATCCAGCCCGCGCTGCTGGCACAAAAATAACTGATCATCGCTGACCTTTGAGGTGGTTGCCTCGTGCTCGACAATCGCGGATGGATTGCGGCTTTCAACGTAAGGGAAAGTGTGCGCACCGCACTGATCGCCAATCAGCAGCGAGTCGCATTGCGTAAAGTTGCGAGCCCCTTGCGCACCGGGGTTCATGCGTACCAGGCCGCGATAGCTGTTGTTGCTCCGACCGGCCGAGATACCCTTGGAGATAATGGTCGAGCGGGTATTTTTACCGAGATGAATCATTTTTGTCCCGGTGTCGGCCTGCTGCTTGCCACGGGTCAGGGCAACGGAGTAAAACTCGCCCACACTGTCATCGCCTTTGAGCACACAGCTGGGGTATTTCCAGGTGACTGCCGAGCCGGTTTCAACCTGGGTCCAGCTGATCTTCGCGCGGTTATGGCACACGCCACGTTTGGTCACGAAGTTATAGATACCGCCCCGACCCTCTTCGTCGCCCGGATACCAGTTTTGTACCGTGGAGTATTTAATTTCGGCATCGTCCAGCGCCACCAATTCCACCACCGCTGCGTGCAACTGGTTTTCATCGCGCTGGGGCGCCGTGCATCCTTCGAGGTAACTCACATAGCTGCCTTCGTCAGCCACAATCAAGGTACGCTCAAACTGGCCGGTATTCTGTTCGTTAATGCGGAAATAGGTGGACAATTCCATCGGGCAACGGGTGCCCTTGGGAATGTACACAAAGGACCCGTCCGTAAAGACTGCGCAATTGAGCGCCGCAAAAAAGTTGTCCTTTGTGGGCACTACGCTGCCCAGGTATTTTTGCACCAACTCGGGATACTTATGCACTGCTTCTGAAATGGGGCAGAAAATAACCCCGGCTTCGGCGAGCTTTTCGCGAAAAGTCGTCACCACAGACACCGAATCGAACACCGCATCCACGGCGACGCCCGCGAGCATCTGTTGCTCCACCAGCGGGATACCGAGTTTTTCATAGGTCCGCAGCAATTCCGGGTCCACCTCGTCCAGCGACTTGGGCTTGTCTTTCATGGACTTGGGCGCGGAGTAGTAGGAAATGGCCTGGTAGTTGATTTTGTCGTATACCACGTGCGCCCACTCGGGCTCTTCCATGTCCTGCCACACGCGAAACGCCTTGAGTCGCCATTCCAACATCCATTCAGGCTCGCCTTTCATGGCCGAAATGCGACGGATCACATCTTCATCTAAACCGGGCGCAAAGGTTTCCGATTCAATGGCCGACACAAAGCCCGCTTCATATTCGCGCTTGAGTGCTTTATCAATTTGCTCTGTCATAGGCTCTACTGCTTTTTTCACTGGGGCCGGCTGCGGACTCCGCGCCGCCGGACACCTGGTTCAGGCGACGGCCAGTTTGCCGATCACCGTACGTATATGTTCTATGGCCCGGTCCACATCGGCCATGGTTGTGAAACGGCCCAGCGAAATCCGCACGGAGCTGTGCGCATCCGCATCGGATAAACCCATGGCCTTGAGCACATAAGACGGCTCCATACTGGCCGAGGTGCAGGCCGAACCGCTGGAAATCGCTATGTCCCGCAAGGACAGCAGCAAGGTTTCACTGTCGATACCACTGAAACACACATTCAGATGAATCGGGCTCATGGCTTGCGGGCAACCATTGCGCTTCACGCCAGCCAGGCCGGCAATCCCCGACCACAAATGGTCGCGCAGCCGGGCCGTTCGCTCACTGTCTTCGGCCAGCTGATTTCGGGCAATCGCCGCCGCTTCACCCAACCCGACCAATTGGTGAGTGGGCAAGGTGCCGGAACGAAGCCCCCGCTCGTGCCCACCGCCGTGTATCTGCGGCGCCAATTGCCGTGCAATAGCGCGGCGCACATACAATGCCCCCACGCCCTTGGGTCCGTAAAATTTGTGGGCCGACAGACTCAGCAAATCCACCTGAAGCGCTTCCATATCCAAAGCAAGCTTTCCCGCTGATTGGGCGGCATCCACATGAAACAGAACGCTCTCCTGCCGGCACAGCGCGCCAATCTCGGCCACCGGATTCACCGAACCGACCTCATTGTTGACGTGCATAAGCGACACCAAGCGGGTATCAGGCCGCAGTGCTGCGCGCACGTCCGCGACCGGCACCACACCATTGGCATCGGGCCGCAACCAGGTCACGTCCACCCCGCGCGCCTCGAGCCACTTGGCCGGATCGATCACCGCCTTATGTTCGCAGACACTGGTGACCAGATGCCCCTTGTAGCCAGCCGCCTCGAAAACGCCCTTTATCGCTAAATTGTTGGACTCAGTGGCACCGCTGGTCCACACCACTTCGCGAGGGTCGGCCACCAACAAATCGGCCACCTGACGGCGCGCATGCTCCACCTTCTCTTCTGCCTGCCAACCATAGATATGCGAGCGCGAGGCAGGGTTGGCAAACACGCCCTCTTGGGTCAGGCAGGCTGCCATGGCCGAAGCGACCCTAGGGTCCACGGGCGTAGTGGCGGCATAATCCAGATAAACAGGCAAGCTCACTGAGGCGCTGCCTCCAGATTTTTCTCAACCAGGGTAATGGGTTCCAACAGGGTATCCTGCCGGCTGCACACTTCGCGCACATCGTGCCGTTCCATCAATGCTGACAGGCTGATGGAATTCAAGAACTGGTGAATTTGTTCGGACAGGTCTTTCCAAAGATGATGTGTCAGGCACACCTTGCCATTCTGGCAGTTGCCACTGCCACCACAATTGGTGGCGTCGATAGATTCATTCACCGCATCGATAATCTGCGCGACAAATATGCGCTCAGCGGGACGACTCAGGCGGTATCCGCCGCCGGGGCCCCGCACACTGGTGACCAATTCAGACTGCCGGAGCTTGGAGAACAGCTGCTCAAGGTAAGACAGGGAGATCTCCTGGCGCTTGGAGATATCGGCCAGACTGGTGGGGCCCTCCTGCATGTGCATGGCCAAATCCAGCATTGCAGTCACGGCATAACGGCCTTTGGTGGTTAATCTCATCAGCAAATTCCTGTAATCAGCGGCCCGACGCGGCCGGCATTATAAATAACCCACTAACTTAGTCAAGAATATAACATACTAAATTACTAGGGTATTATTGGCTAGTCCTTGGCCTTCTGATCCAGCGCCCTGAGCTTGTTGTCCGTGTGATAGATATAGTTCTGGGTCGCAGTGAGTATGCCCCGGATAATATTCAGCTCCATCTGGTCCAGACGGGCCCGATTGTACAGGCGCCGCAGTCGGGTCATGGTCTGACGGGGGTTTTCCTGGGTAATAAAGTCGAGCTTCTCCAGCGTCTCCTGCAGATGCTTGTAATAGTATTCAAGCTCCTGACTGTTGGCCGGCGGCTGATCCCACTCATCGTAATGCGGTTCTTTGCCCTGACTGTCAGTCAACCAGGCCATGCGCAGCTCATAGCACACCACCTGTACTGCCGTTGCGAGGTTAAGCGCACTGTATTCCTCGTTAGCTGGTATATGCAGGTGCAAGTTACACACCTGCAACTCCTCGTTGGTCAAGCCCCGATCCTCGCGGCCAAACACAATGGCCACTTTATGACGCCGGGCTTCCACTGGCATTGTGGCAGCGGTTTCGCGGGGCGTCTGAATCGGCCAGGGGATACTGCGACCACGGGCACTGGTTCCGATCACCAGACCACAGTCGGCGACCGCCTCTTCAAGGGTTGCCACAACGGTGGCAGAATCCAGCACATCGGTAGCATTGCCGGCTCGCCAGGTGGCCTCCTCGGCCGGGTATTCGCGAGGCTCAACCAAGTACAGGTCTTTCAGCCCCATGTTCTTCATGGCTCTGGCCGAACCACCAATATTGCCCGAGGCCTTGGTGTTCACCAGTACGATGCGGATGTTATCCAACCAGTTAGGTGCTTCGGTCATAGGAAGTTCCGACTCAGAAAAGGCGCGCAGTTTAGCAAATGGCGCCTGGGATGCGTAGCAAAAATGCCAGAGCCTCGCAGAATCCTCTATGCTGTTGGGCAGAGCATTGTTATACTCCGCGCCCTTCTTTTACCCCGCAGCCCAAACACTGCACAGCGGTAACTGCGCTCTCTGACAACTCATCCGCCCACAAGGCCTAACTGACCAGACACCGGAGTCCCGAATGGAGCCCATGCTGAACATTGCCCTGCGTGCCGCGCGCAAGGCAGGAGAATTGATTGAACGCGCCATGGAGCGTGTTGAATTTGTCGCCATTGAGTCCAAAGGCCAGAACGACTTTGTGACCGAAGTTGACCGGGCGGCCGAGAAAGAGATTATTTACCACCTGCGCAAAGCCTACCCCGATCACGCCATTCGCGGCGAGGAAACCGGTCTTACCCCCGGCAAGGCGGAAAGCGATTACGAGTGGATCATTGATCCGCTTGATGGCACCACTAACTTTATCCACGGCATTCCCCATTTTGCCATTTCAATCGCCTGCAAGCGCAAAGGCGTACTGGAACATGCTGTGGTTTACGACCCCATCAAGCGCGAAGAATTTACTGCCAGTAAAGGCAAAGGCGCCGCGCTCAACGGGCGTCGCATCCGCGCCTCCAGCCGTCGAGGCCTCGAAGGCGGTCTGATCGGCACCGGCATTCCGTTCAACGGTTGGGCGCTGGAAAACATTACCCCCTATCTCGCGGCCATGCAGGAAATCGCGGGCCAGACCGCCGGCATCCGCCGACCGGGCGCTGCCTCGCTGGACCTCGCCTACGTGGCTGCCGGTCGTTTCGATGGATTCTGGGAAATGAACCTGAACGAGTGGGACATCGCGGCCGGGATTCTGCTGGTCAAAGAAGCCGGTGGCATGGTGGCCGACTTCAAAGGTGGCAACAAGTTCATGGACAGCGGCAATCTGGTGTGCGCAGGACCCAAAGTGTTCAAACCGCTGCTTCAGATTGTGGAACACCACATGGGACATATTCAGAAGTAACACAAACAACACCCTGAAAAAGCCCGGCAATCGCCGGGTTTTTTTATGGGTTATGAGGTTTATCGTAGGCCAGCGATGGATGACAGCGGCCAAAACAAAGGGCCAGCCCCACCCGGCACTATTTCACCAATCGGTTCAACGTCTGGATCAGGCGGTTGATATCGATGGGCTTAGTGAGGTATTCGAAAAAACCGGCCTTGCGTCCGCGCTCCACATCAAAATTCATCGCATTGGCAGATAAGGCCAACACCGGAATATCGGCAGTACCGGCATCCGCCTTCAACACTTCCAGCACTTCGTAACCGTCCATACCCGGCAGGTTGATATCCAGGATCACAATATCAGGCTCGAAGGTGCGCGCCTTATAGAGCCCCATAAAGGCCTCTTCCGCTACCTCGAGTTCGAGCAACGGAAACCGTTGGCAAAACTGGCGGATAACGCGAATATTTGAAGGGTTGTCTTCAATGTAGAGCACCTTGTGAGGTACCGATATATTCAACTCTGCCCGGGCAACCGGT
This region of Simiduia agarivorans SA1 = DSM 21679 genomic DNA includes:
- a CDS encoding aminotransferase class V-fold PLP-dependent enzyme; the encoded protein is MSLPVYLDYAATTPVDPRVASAMAACLTQEGVFANPASRSHIYGWQAEEKVEHARRQVADLLVADPREVVWTSGATESNNLAIKGVFEAAGYKGHLVTSVCEHKAVIDPAKWLEARGVDVTWLRPDANGVVPVADVRAALRPDTRLVSLMHVNNEVGSVNPVAEIGALCRQESVLFHVDAAQSAGKLALDMEALQVDLLSLSAHKFYGPKGVGALYVRRAIARQLAPQIHGGGHERGLRSGTLPTHQLVGLGEAAAIARNQLAEDSERTARLRDHLWSGIAGLAGVKRNGCPQAMSPIHLNVCFSGIDSETLLLSLRDIAISSGSACTSASMEPSYVLKAMGLSDADAHSSVRISLGRFTTMADVDRAIEHIRTVIGKLAVA
- the trmJ gene encoding tRNA (cytosine(32)/uridine(32)-2'-O)-methyltransferase TrmJ, with the translated sequence MTEAPNWLDNIRIVLVNTKASGNIGGSARAMKNMGLKDLYLVEPREYPAEEATWRAGNATDVLDSATVVATLEEAVADCGLVIGTSARGRSIPWPIQTPRETAATMPVEARRHKVAIVFGREDRGLTNEELQVCNLHLHIPANEEYSALNLATAVQVVCYELRMAWLTDSQGKEPHYDEWDQPPANSQELEYYYKHLQETLEKLDFITQENPRQTMTRLRRLYNRARLDQMELNIIRGILTATQNYIYHTDNKLRALDQKAKD
- the iscR gene encoding Fe-S cluster assembly transcriptional regulator IscR, translated to MRLTTKGRYAVTAMLDLAMHMQEGPTSLADISKRQEISLSYLEQLFSKLRQSELVTSVRGPGGGYRLSRPAERIFVAQIIDAVNESIDATNCGGSGNCQNGKVCLTHHLWKDLSEQIHQFLNSISLSALMERHDVREVCSRQDTLLEPITLVEKNLEAAPQ
- a CDS encoding inositol monophosphatase family protein, which codes for MEPMLNIALRAARKAGELIERAMERVEFVAIESKGQNDFVTEVDRAAEKEIIYHLRKAYPDHAIRGEETGLTPGKAESDYEWIIDPLDGTTNFIHGIPHFAISIACKRKGVLEHAVVYDPIKREEFTASKGKGAALNGRRIRASSRRGLEGGLIGTGIPFNGWALENITPYLAAMQEIAGQTAGIRRPGAASLDLAYVAAGRFDGFWEMNLNEWDIAAGILLVKEAGGMVADFKGGNKFMDSGNLVCAGPKVFKPLLQIVEHHMGHIQK
- the sufB gene encoding Fe-S cluster assembly protein SufB, with the translated sequence MTEQIDKALKREYEAGFVSAIESETFAPGLDEDVIRRISAMKGEPEWMLEWRLKAFRVWQDMEEPEWAHVVYDKINYQAISYYSAPKSMKDKPKSLDEVDPELLRTYEKLGIPLVEQQMLAGVAVDAVFDSVSVVTTFREKLAEAGVIFCPISEAVHKYPELVQKYLGSVVPTKDNFFAALNCAVFTDGSFVYIPKGTRCPMELSTYFRINEQNTGQFERTLIVADEGSYVSYLEGCTAPQRDENQLHAAVVELVALDDAEIKYSTVQNWYPGDEEGRGGIYNFVTKRGVCHNRAKISWTQVETGSAVTWKYPSCVLKGDDSVGEFYSVALTRGKQQADTGTKMIHLGKNTRSTIISKGISAGRSNNSYRGLVRMNPGAQGARNFTQCDSLLIGDQCGAHTFPYVESRNPSAIVEHEATTSKVSDDQLFLCQQRGLDAEKAVSMIVNGFCKEVFKELPMEFAVEAGKLLEISLEGSVG
- a CDS encoding aminotransferase class V-fold PLP-dependent enzyme; translated protein: MSFDVEAVRAQFPILSRRIDGNPLVYLDNAATTQKPQCVIDALVDYYTQCNSNVHRGAHRLADEATTRFEAARDQVARFINAGQREEVIWTSGTTEAINIVAHGLAQQLSAGDEVVATELEHHANLVTWQQACAKAGATLNIAPIFDTGELDQHAFAACLSNRTRLVAFPHVSNSLGTVNPVGTMVAKVRELAPRALVLVDGAQGVAHGGVDVQALGCDFYAFSGHKLFGPTGVGVLWGRESILAEWPVWQTGGEMISSVSYQSAEWNRLPYRLEAGTPNIAGVIGLGEAVRWFGELDLAGLQSHEAALLARAEALATDFDGLRVVGTAPQKAGVLSFLMDGGHPADVGFLLDRQGIAIRTGHHCAEPLMNRLGVPGTARASFSIYNRLDEVDALFAALDKVRFMLA
- the sufT gene encoding putative Fe-S cluster assembly protein SufT, which encodes MQQQMVVTRRQTPARRVPSGVPVDIPEGEFVNIRQSLGGNYTVTWQGNMLRIDGTDADAIGCEPEKLDFTDDGSGRVQEAQVWAALETIYDPEIPINLVSLGLIYKVEVEGGQVSIDMTLTAPGCGMGPVLVSDVEYRVGKVPNVAKVVVNLVFDPPWSREMMSEEAQLEAGLFF
- the sufC gene encoding Fe-S cluster assembly ATPase SufC; protein product: MLSIKNLHARVEEKTILKGLNLEVKPGEVHAIMGPNGAGKSTLGYVLSGRDGYEVEQGSAMLNGTDLLALETEERARAGLFLAFQYPVEIPGVSNLEFLKASVDAVRKARGEDALSSADFLKLARAACKQVNLPAEFLKRGVNEGFSGGEKKRNEIMQMILLEPSLCILDETDSGLDIDALKVVAEGVNSQRSEQRAFVVVTHYQRLLDYIKPDYVHVLADGKIVRSGGPELAKELEAQGYSWLAGHEVSA
- the sufD gene encoding Fe-S cluster assembly protein SufD, which translates into the protein MSNWLNQVLDRPAVEDGLQVQRARAREALSVARWPGRKVEDWRYTPVRALEKSAFVQATLPAEPAPAIGNLETLDIVLRDGMPILPEGLPEGVSIAFLSDAKAVSLFGSVKPERHLFGLVNDLLATTGVYIEVAAGVEVERPLRVVYQAGEGEQVQQRVLVKLAAGARATVIEHSESAVESFTCAYAEYLLEESAHLEHYRFVLNGGAALHIGGCHFSLAGKSELNSTLVGFGSDLSRLDVDVIHAGQFATAAMNAIYLLDGSELFDLHTTIEHASPNGTTEENVRGIVADKARAVFNGRIHIHRDAQKTLAELNNRNLLLSEGAEVNTKPELEIYADDVRCAHGATIAETDKQALYYLQSRGISKAQAQIMLNFGFINELVDAMPNAALAEWLRPRLRERFARMEAQ
- a CDS encoding HesB/IscA family protein, whose amino-acid sequence is MSVATFDPNAPVISVTDKAARHFVSKLQSQGGKLVRLSIKNSGCTGFAYVLDTVESAEPGDHLVQVSPELQLAVSPEAVPVIRGTEIDMAIEGVNRVIKYHNPNVVAECGCGESFSVQE